The genomic region ACTAAACTAGACACAGTATGTCTAGTTTATAAAAAATTGATAAAAATTTTTATTTTTTCAAAACAAAAAGCAACGTTCCCGTTACTTTCTAATACCAAGCATATCCTTGGTTTGATTCTACGTGCATTACATTCATATCTATTTGTTGAATAGAATATTCTAATTGTTTATTATAGAAAAATACTGCTGGATTTCCTACTGTAAAACAAACTGCTACCGTAATAACTACTAGCATCATTAATACAAATAATACTCTTTGCATTTCTATCGTCATCGAATCCCCCTATTCATCGTTCAAAAGAAAACTGGCAATAGTTGCTCCTTCTTCTATAACGAAATATTCTCGACTTTTATCTACACCTATTTTATACCCGTACTTTTTTAGTTCCGGACCATTAGTATACTCAAAAGCGACTACATATGTCAATACTTCTTCATAAAGATAACTATATACACAGCGACTGATTTTTGCTTCGATCATCTCTTCATTTTCAAACATTCGTTCTAGGTTTTCTTTTGCATATACTTTGGCTTGTTGAGATTGTTTACACAGGTGCTCTAGATATCCATAACTATCTTCTTTTTCAACCTTATTACATCCCGTTACTCCCGCCAACAATACAACAACTATCAACAAAACCTTTATCAATTTCACAATCACCAGCTCCTTTAACACCATCATAACAAATCAAACTAGACACCTTATGTCTAGTTTGACTTTTATTATATAAAAATAGTACAAATAAAAGATACATTTCCTCCTAGCGTGCTTGCACCACGCTATAGCCACTTACTTTTTGATTTCTGTAATTCGCTTGGAAGTTGAAAAAAGAACGATTTGATCGTTCTTATAAAATGAAATTCTAATTTTTTTTACATTTGTTCAAATATATTGCAAAGTTAGAATATCTTTGCAACGAATTAGTCTGAAAAGATATAAACTTCCAACTTTCTTCGTATTCTCCATGCACCACAATTTCCTTTTGATTGAAAAACTCAATGAATTTAGATGGATTATCCATATAGTCAGACTCAAACTGTTTTGCTAGTTTGTTTTTATCCTCCATTTTTAAGTTTGCTTCACCATGTAATACATCATCCAAATTACATGAAAAGAAATAAACACTATATGGAATACTATTCCATACTTTTGGCAAATGAATTAACCTGTTCAAATTTTCCCTTTTTTGTTGATTTCTAATCATTATTCTTTTTACATCATTTGTGTTGATTACATCTTTTTCATAATGAATTTTACATTCATTTTCAACAATAGCTGTGTCCGGAATATATGCACCATCCATATCTACTAGATGCACTACTTCTAGAAAATCTTTTGGTTTGTATGATTGACCCTATCTTTCTTTGATAAAATCACCGATTTTACCAACAATATTCGTTGAATTAATTCCTGTTTTAGTTGTTAGGTCTCCGTCCGTCATTTCAAAATGTACTGAACTGTCCGTTAATATTTTTTCTAAACAAATTGATAGACTCGTCACATCATTTATTCCTTCAACAATAAAAAGAACGATTTTTTTGCTATTAGCCATTGTTATCACCAGCTATTGAAAATGCGTGTCTTATCCTATGAGGACTTGTTATTTCATACATCACTTCGCTTTGTCCGCCTAATATAATATCATGAAAATACATGTTTCTGAAATTATGATTTGCCTTCAAATTTTTAAATTTTATGTATCGGTTTTCTTCATTTGTGGTAGTGAATAGAATATTATTTTTATTAATTACCTCTAATGGGCGTAAGTTATGAGAAGTGAAAATTAATTGACCTTTTCCAAATTTTTCTATGATAGAAAGTATTTCTCCTAATAAGTGTTCAAAAATCCCTGAATCAAATTCATCAACAGCAAGTGTCATAGAAGGATCATTATAAACCATTATTAACATATATAGAATGGAAACCAATTTTTTAATACCATCAGACTCATATTTTAATGGGATTTTTACATCTCCTCGATTTGCAATCAGCTCTGCAACAATAATTTTTTCATTGTTTTCATCAAGATTTGTACCAGTTTTTTGCAAACTTATACTAAGATGTGGAATGATTTCTTTTAGAACTGTATTGCTTGTTTCAATGTTTTTAGCAATTATTTTATAATGTTCTTCTGGGATTTGTGATGTTCCATTTAAATTCAATCTTCCTTTTAACATTGTCATACTATCTTTATGAGAAGAAACAAAAGCGATTGGGAAGCCAATATTTGCGTTTATTGCTCCTGTTTCTATATTACTAATAACATGTAATTTATAAGTAGCATACATATTTATCATTTTAAAGATTTCTTTTACTTCCTCATCTAAGGAACTTTTAAAGATTATGTTTTGCATCTTTGGAGAGAAAATAAATGATTTTGACATTCTTTTTGAAAATAATTTTTCGAATCGAACTTCGTCTTCAATTTCTTTTTTTCCGTTTGTTAACTTATGGTAATTTTTATTTGGAACCACTGGTTTTTCTTCTTCTTCAAAATATTCTAAAACTGGTGTCATTCTTGTCCAGCCTTTTTCTTTTAACCGAGAAATACATAAGCGTTCCATAGATATGTATATACTACTTTCAAAATCAATTTGTTCTGGTAGTGAAAAAAAGTCTGTATTTTTATCTTCTTGAACTGCTTTTTTTATTTCAAATTCATAAATACATTTGAACTTTTGTTTTTGAACATTCATTATTTCTAATTCGAATTTTGCAGTACTTTTTTCTTTGTTAGCCTTTATATAATTCTCAAAATCATTATCCAATCTATTTCCTATTAAGAGATTCTTCAATGTGTATAATGCGTATATTACTGTTGTTTTACCCGAACCATTTTGTCCATATATACCTAAAATATCGGATTTTTGATCATAAAAATTTTCGCATATTTTTTCTGAAAATGTGATATCTCCATTACCTACATTTTTTAAGTTCTTTATGTTTATTTTATTAATCCTAACTATTCCTCTATCCATAAAATTTCTCCTTATCCTTATATGTAGTATGATACTATATTTTTATGTGTTATTCAATAGAAAATCTAAAAACGGTACATTTTGTATCGATTAAAGTTTATGTATATTTTTGTCAAATTTACCCTTACTTCTATTCTTTTATCAAAAAAATATTTTTCCTTTCTTTTTATTTTTTAGCTATTTTATTTCTTCTACTTCAATACTTTCTTTTTTTAAGAAATAGAAACTATCAATAAGAGATATCCGCTTAATCCAACATAAAGAATAATTGTAGTATTATCTCCTATTTTACTTTTGCAAATTCAATTGAGATACTTCGCTTTTTTGCATTTATAGTGGGAGTTATTTTAGCAATAGCTTTATTTAATTCTAGTCTATTTTGTGTTTAAAAAAATCATAGGGAACAATTGGTTTGTTATCATTATTGACGCTACCATCTTGCAATAATACCTTATAACTATATAAGATACATTTGTTCTTGTTATATAGCTATCTTTCAAGTCACGAAAATAAAAAAACTAGGATTTCTCCTAGTTAAGGTAAATAAGTAAGGGTAAGCATAATAATACCTAATGATGTTAGTACAATACCAGTTGTACGATTTAGTATTTTAGGTGTTGCTTTGTTAGCGAATTTTGCACCAATAAGAGCAAATGTTAATGTTGATAATACGCATATTGTCAGTGTTGGTAAATCAGGAATAATGCCTGTTAACGTAAAATGAGAGATTGAACCAGATAAAGCTGTAAATGTCATAATAAAGACACTTGTTCCAACTGCTATTTTAAGTTCATAACCAAGTACGATTGTAAGCAACATTAACATCATAATGCCTCCTCCAGCTCCTACAAAGCCACAAATAAAACCAATTATTGCACCACAAAGTATTGGTAAACCTACTTTTAATATACCTTGAAATTGCCTAGGTTGTTGTTCTTTTTCTTCTCGAAAAGATTTGATTAAAAAATTAATTCCCATAATAAAAGAAGAATAGATTGTTAAATTCCCAATCGTTGTGCTAGGAACCATATGAGATATAATAGCCCCTATGAACGTAAATATCAAAACACTAACAAATAAATACTTACTTCCTTTTAAATCAATATTCTTATTTTTACCATAAGTATAGGCAGAAACAGCACTCGCAAGAACATCAGAAGCCAAAGCTATCCCAATAGCTTCATAAGAATTCATTCCTAGAAATGTAATTAACATTGGAGAAATGACAGTTGCAGCACTCATTCCTGCAAGTCCTGTCCCTAGTCCTGCTCCCATTCCAGCAATTAAACATACGAATAGTTCCATTCTATTCCCCTATCCCTTTTTTGAAATCTATAAATTCTACACTATTATTATGTTCTTTTAATATAGTTTGTAGTGTTTTTGATTCTATCCAAATAGTAGCTTCATTTGTATTTGGATGAACTCCTATTGTTTTCCCTTCAAAAAAATCATCAATCCAAACAACTACTTTACACTGTGTATCTTCTAAAACACCAAAAGGAGTAACTGATCCTGGTGTTGTTTTTAAGATTGCTTCTAAATCTTCTTTAGAAGCAAAGCTAAGTGGTCTAGTTTGATATTGTTTTCTCATTTGTTTTAAGTTTATTTTTCTATCTTCTTTTACTACTATTAAATAATAAATAGTTTTCTTATCATTTCTTAAGAAAAGATTTTTAGCTACTAACTCAAAATCAGGAAGATTTAATTGTTCCATTTCTTCCATTGTGTATACTGCAGGATGTTCTATTAATTGATATTCTATCTTTTTATCATCTAACATTTTTAATAATTGATTATTCATTTTCTTCACTCTCCTCTTCCTAGAATATTCCTTTTTATATTAGTTTACAATACATTCCCACAATATAACACAACAATCGTTCTCTTTTTCAATAGCATGCTATTGCTTTTGCACTAATAGCATGCTATTATATCAAAGAAATGAGGGGTCCAAATGAGTGATATCAAGTTTTGTAAAACTTTCCATTTTCTTAGTGCTAGTTTAGAAAAAACAATGAATAATAATTTAAAGAAAAAAGATCTTAGTTTTTCTCAAGGTATTGTATTGTTGTGGTTAAGTAAAGAAGATAGTTTATCTTTGCCTATAAAAATAATTGAAAAAAGGTTTAGAAAAGCACAACCTACTACTTTAGGTATTATTCAAAGGTTAGAACAAAAACAGCTTATTTCTACTTATTTAAGTGATCATCATAAAAAAATAGTTACTATTACAAAAGAAGGATTATTGCTTATTGATTTTATTGAAGAAAATATAAAGCAAGCAGATGCATTGATTTTTCAAGATTTTAGTAAAGAACAACAACTGATGTTTCTTGAGTTATTAGGGAAAGCAGAATTAAATTTATTAAATTATTATGGTATGGATAGGGGAGATTATGATGAAGAATAATTTAGAAGAATTAAATAAGTTACCAGTTAGTAAAGCGGTATTGAAGAATGCAATACCTTCGATGTTAGCGATGTTAATGGTATTAATATATAATATGGCAGATTTATTTTTTATTGGTCAAACAGGAAATGATTTGTTTGTTGCATCTGTGTCTTTAACTTCTCCAATATTTCTATTATTTATGTCTTGTGGGAATGTTTTTGGATTAGGGGGAGCTTCTTTTATTTCTAGAAGTTTAGGAGAAGGAAATCATGATATTGTGAAACGTATTTCTTCTTTTTGTTTTTGGGGTTGTATTGCAGTAGGAACTTTGTTATCAATTAGTGTCTTTTGTTCTATTGATACTATTATTAATATTTTAGGGGCTAGTAGCCAGACTGGTCCTATTGTGAAGAGTTATATTCAAGTATTTTGTTTGTGTGGACCTTTTTTGTTAATATCGACTTGTTATTCTGCATTAATTCGTGGGGAAGGAAAACCACAAAAGGCAATGACGGGGATGTTGGTTGGGAATATCGTAAATATTGTTTTAGATCCTATTTTTATTTTAGTGTTTAATATGGGTGTAGAAGGGGCTGCTATTGCTACTGTGATCGGGAATGTTTGTAGTACTATTTTCTACTTACGATATTTATCGAATAAAAAAACATTATTAAGTATCCACCCTAAGGATTTTAGTATGAAGGAAACTATTTTCAAAAGTGTCGTTATGATCGGGGTTCCAGCATCATTAACTTCTATTTTAAATGGTGTTTCACAAGTACTTCTAAATAACAATATGTCACAATATGGTGATTATGCAGTAGCAGGTATTGGTGTTGCTTTAAAAGTAACGATGATTTCAACAATGATATGTATCGGTATTGCCATGGGTATTCAACCACTATTGGGATATTGTATTGGTTCAAAAAACGAAGAGAGATATCATAAAATATTTAACTTCTCTATTCTATTTGCACTAGGCTTAAGTGCTACTCTAACTGTTTTATGTTACTTAGGATTAGAACATATTGTGAATGCTTTTGTTAGTGATAGTGAATCTTTTGAATATGCTTATTATTTTGCACAAGTTATGATTTCTACAGGAGTAGTGATGAGTATGTCATACATCCTAGCAAACGCCCTGCAAGCAGCCGGTGCTGCTAAGTCAGCCTTAGTTATTAATACTTGTCGTCAGGGTACTATCTATATTCCATTGTTATTTATTATGGGAGACTTATTTGGAATTGATGGATTAGTATTTGCACAACCAATTTCTGATGTTATTTCAGTTCTACTTGCATTTACCATGTATAAAATAGTTTCAAAGAATTTTTTTCCTAAAAAAACAGAAATAGAAACAAACAGCTAGATTATTTACAATCTAGCTGTTTTTAATATAATGTTTTCCATCAAAATATATTTCGATGTCTGTTTTATTACTGTGTTGTAATACTTCTTCTACATTTCGTTTATCAGACTGATGATAAAATTCATTAGCCTGCACTTCGCTCAGTCCTCCTGTTATTTTGCGTTGAATTAGACGTTCTTTTACTAGTTCAGTACTTGTCCGTAGAAAGATACTAAAATCACAATATTCTTTTAAATCAACCCACTGAGGATGTGCTAAATAATTCCCCTCTAAGATAATAATGTGCTTATCAATCTTTATCGCATCTTCCACAGGATTATGTAAATTTCGATCATAAATAGGCCAAAATATATCCTTGCTAGCCATTTGTTTCACTAACTTAACTAGCTTTTCTTTATGAAATGTTTGAATTGATCCCTTGACTTGTTTTAAATTATGTTCTATCAAGTAATCATTATAATAATGAAAACCATCAATCCCTATTCCTAGCATATCATCATACTGATACTTCTCACTAGCAAGCATTTCCATGCATGCTACAAAAGTAGATTTACCGATACCTGGTGGACCAGCTAAAAAAACAATAATCCTTCTTCCTTTTTCTTCTTGTAAACGAATAAGAAATTCTATTAATGGATAAAACGTTTTTTCTATATCTTCTTTTTCATACTTTGCATTTACTTCAAAACCATTTATATTGACAGTAAGTTCCATACTATCCCCCACTATTGTTCACCATATATATAATCCATAAGATAATCTAATATTTCTCTTTTCACCGACAAATTACTAGACTGTACATGTTTTTGAACATTATCTCTTAAAAACATTTCATCATAACCATCCTCCTTTTGGATATCATGAAATACTTTAAAGAAAACATTAATACTAAAAAATGTTTGTGTAAAATCATAAAAATCACAATAAGGAATATCAGAAAGAATAGTTTCCATATTTTCTAAAATATATTGACGATGTTCTATGATTTCTTTATTTTCTATTCGTACACCATTTATATCATACATAGTTATTTCTCGATATTTGAATTTTAATGGTTTTTGATAATGTACTAATTCATGATCATAGGGTAATGTAATATCAGTTTTACTATAAAATAGCTTAAAATAAGTATCTTTCATTTTAAAATATATTTTTTCAGGTAAATATATTTTTGTTTTTCCATAAATAGATATAGCTTGTCCATATTTTAAAGGATTAAAATATCCTCCTTTATTCCATCGATCCTCTCTTTTTATTTTCCATACATACTCTACCATCCCATTGGGTCTTATTTTAAATAATTCTATTTCTATTTTATCTCCTTCTAAAACACGAACATCTTTTTGGATTTGTTTTTTATCGTTTAGAATTACTTTTTTCTTTTCACCTTTGATACTTTTCCATGCTTGTTGTTCTTTTTGTACACGAAACGAAAAATAAGAAAGAGGTTGAATTCCTGTTTCTATTGCATATTTTTCAATTATTTCAATGTCTTTAATATGCCAAAAACCATAATCTGTTCCATGTACTTTTTCATATTGTCTTACTTCGGCACTAAATTCTATTTCATCTCCACTTGTAATCTCTATATTTTTAAATTCATCACTATAGCTAATCCATGCATGTTGAGTTAGAATTGTTTCTCCATCTCTAACTTTTTCTAACAATACACTTAAGATGTCCCCTCTTGTATAACCAAACCGATGGAAATAAGCTTTTAGCCGTATTGATTTATTTACGTATTTTTCTAGTTCTTCTCGCATTATCTAATCTCCCCCTTACATAATACTTTGTTTCATTATACCACATTTCAATGAAAAAATCCTTACGTTATCAATAGGATGAAACTCCATATTTGCTTACAATTTGATAGGAAATGGAAGTTGTTGTAATCATCCATTAACATATTCTGACTAATAAACGAGATGGATTATGGTTACTCTCCATAGCAGAATTCAAAAAATGGACGCCTCCTGTAAAATACAGGGAAACATCCATGGGATCCTAATGTCTAGAAAACTAGATACACATCATAAGGATTATAAAGCTGTAATATATTGAGAAGCAACCATAAATACCCCTAATGTTAAGAGTACTATTCCTGTGGCACGATTCAATACTTTTGGTTGGGCTTTGTTCGCAAATCTTGCTCCTAATGTTGCAAAGAATAATGTGGATGAAATACATAATAACAATACTGTAACATCTGGGAAAACTCCATTTAATGCAAAATGGGAAGTAGCTCCAAATAGTGCAGTAAAAGTCATAATAAAGACACTTGTTCCAACTGCTGTTTTTAATTCATAATGAAGTACTGCAGTTAAAAGCATTAACATCATAATACCTCCACCAGCACCAATAAATCCACATATAAATCCAATTAATGCCCCACATAAAATAGGTAATAATTTTTTCCAAATACCAGTATACTCTTTATGTTGTTTTGGAGCTTCGTCTTTGAATGATTTCATTAAAAAATTAATACCCATCAATACACAACCATACACTGTAAAATCACCCATTGTAGTAGCTGGCACTAAATGTGCTACAAATGCACCTATTAATGTAAATACTAAAACACTAACAAACAAAGATTTACTTCTCTTTAAATCAATATTTTTATTCTTACC from Tannockella kyphosi harbors:
- a CDS encoding prolyl-tRNA synthetase associated domain-containing protein; translation: MNNQLLKMLDDKKIEYQLIEHPAVYTMEEMEQLNLPDFELVAKNLFLRNDKKTIYYLIVVKEDRKINLKQMRKQYQTRPLSFASKEDLEAILKTTPGSVTPFGVLEDTQCKVVVWIDDFFEGKTIGVHPNTNEATIWIESKTLQTILKEHNNSVEFIDFKKGIGE
- a CDS encoding sulfite exporter TauE/SafE family protein, which translates into the protein MELFVCLIAGMGAGLGTGLAGMSAATVISPMLITFLGMNSYEAIGIALASDVLASAVSAYTYGKNKNIDLKGSKYLFVSVLIFTFIGAIISHMVPSTTIGNLTIYSSFIMGINFLIKSFREEKEQQPRQFQGILKVGLPILCGAIIGFICGFVGAGGGIMMLMLLTIVLGYELKIAVGTSVFIMTFTALSGSISHFTLTGIIPDLPTLTICVLSTLTFALIGAKFANKATPKILNRTTGIVLTSLGIIMLTLTYLP
- a CDS encoding MATE family efflux transporter gives rise to the protein MMKNNLEELNKLPVSKAVLKNAIPSMLAMLMVLIYNMADLFFIGQTGNDLFVASVSLTSPIFLLFMSCGNVFGLGGASFISRSLGEGNHDIVKRISSFCFWGCIAVGTLLSISVFCSIDTIINILGASSQTGPIVKSYIQVFCLCGPFLLISTCYSALIRGEGKPQKAMTGMLVGNIVNIVLDPIFILVFNMGVEGAAIATVIGNVCSTIFYLRYLSNKKTLLSIHPKDFSMKETIFKSVVMIGVPASLTSILNGVSQVLLNNNMSQYGDYAVAGIGVALKVTMISTMICIGIAMGIQPLLGYCIGSKNEERYHKIFNFSILFALGLSATLTVLCYLGLEHIVNAFVSDSESFEYAYYFAQVMISTGVVMSMSYILANALQAAGAAKSALVINTCRQGTIYIPLLFIMGDLFGIDGLVFAQPISDVISVLLAFTMYKIVSKNFFPKKTEIETNS
- a CDS encoding AAA family ATPase, whose translation is MDRGIVRINKINIKNLKNVGNGDITFSEKICENFYDQKSDILGIYGQNGSGKTTVIYALYTLKNLLIGNRLDNDFENYIKANKEKSTAKFELEIMNVQKQKFKCIYEFEIKKAVQEDKNTDFFSLPEQIDFESSIYISMERLCISRLKEKGWTRMTPVLEYFEEEEKPVVPNKNYHKLTNGKKEIEDEVRFEKLFSKRMSKSFIFSPKMQNIIFKSSLDEEVKEIFKMINMYATYKLHVISNIETGAINANIGFPIAFVSSHKDSMTMLKGRLNLNGTSQIPEEHYKIIAKNIETSNTVLKEIIPHLSISLQKTGTNLDENNEKIIVAELIANRGDVKIPLKYESDGIKKLVSILYMLIMVYNDPSMTLAVDEFDSGIFEHLLGEILSIIEKFGKGQLIFTSHNLRPLEVINKNNILFTTTNEENRYIKFKNLKANHNFRNMYFHDIILGGQSEVMYEITSPHRIRHAFSIAGDNNG
- a CDS encoding nucleoside/nucleotide kinase family protein, which codes for MELTVNINGFEVNAKYEKEDIEKTFYPLIEFLIRLQEEKGRRIIVFLAGPPGIGKSTFVACMEMLASEKYQYDDMLGIGIDGFHYYNDYLIEHNLKQVKGSIQTFHKEKLVKLVKQMASKDIFWPIYDRNLHNPVEDAIKIDKHIIILEGNYLAHPQWVDLKEYCDFSIFLRTSTELVKERLIQRKITGGLSEVQANEFYHQSDKRNVEEVLQHSNKTDIEIYFDGKHYIKNS
- a CDS encoding sulfite exporter TauE/SafE family protein: METVLICIIAGMGAGLGTGFAGMSAAVVISPMLVSFLGMNAFEAIGIALASDVLASAASAYTYGKNKNIDLKRSKSLFVSVLVFTLIGAFVAHLVPATTMGDFTVYGCVLMGINFLMKSFKDEAPKQHKEYTGIWKKLLPILCGALIGFICGFIGAGGGIMMLMLLTAVLHYELKTAVGTSVFIMTFTALFGATSHFALNGVFPDVTVLLLCISSTLFFATLGARFANKAQPKVLNRATGIVLLTLGVFMVASQYITAL
- a CDS encoding MarR family winged helix-turn-helix transcriptional regulator, with protein sequence MSDIKFCKTFHFLSASLEKTMNNNLKKKDLSFSQGIVLLWLSKEDSLSLPIKIIEKRFRKAQPTTLGIIQRLEQKQLISTYLSDHHKKIVTITKEGLLLIDFIEENIKQADALIFQDFSKEQQLMFLELLGKAELNLLNYYGMDRGDYDEE